CAGATCCGCTTCAGGAGCTTCTGGACCGGCGTGCTGCTGATCCCGTGGGTGGCGCCCACCGTCGTCAGCGCCCTCAACTTCCTGTGGATCTACGACGCCAGCTTCGGTGTGCTGAACTACCTGCTGGTGAAGGTGTTCCGCATCCTGCCCCAGGGCGTGGGCTGGCTCAGCGAGGCGGGCACCGCAATGGCGTCGGTGATCGCCGTGAACGTCTGGCGCGGCTTCCCGTTCTTCGGCATCAGCTTCCTGGCCGGCATGAAGGGCATCCCCGGCGAGCTGTACGAAGCGGCCGCCGTGGACGGCGCGAGCCCGCTTAAGCGCTTCCGGCACGTCACCCTGCCGGGCATCCGGAACATCTTGATCATCGTGATGCTGCTATCGACCATCTGGACATTCAACGACTTTGCGATCGTGTACATCCTGACCAAGGGCGGGCCGGGCGGGACCACCATGGTGCTGCCCGTCTTCACCTACGAGATGGCCTTCGGCGCGCAGCGGCTGGGCGAGGCCATCGCCGCCGCACTCTACATGCTGCCCCCGCTCGCCTTCGTGATCATCGTGCTGGCGCGGCACATGAGACGTGGCCGTGCAAAGTAGCGGGATGGTGCGGGGCGGGGGACGGCGGAGACAGGCTGCCACTGGCCGGCTGCAGTCGGCAGTGTCCTACGCCGTGCTGCTGACGCTGCTCCTGATCGTCATCTTCCCCTTCTACTGGATGACGATCACGTCCTTCAAGAACGAGGATCAGATGCGGAGCCTGGTCTCCATGTTCTGGCCCTCGCCGGTCGTTGACGAGAACTACCGGCAGCTCCTGGGCAAGACCGACTTCGTCGCCTGGTACAAGAACAGCATCATCGTCGCCTTCACCAGCACCTTCCTAGCCACCGCCATCGGCACCATCGGGGCCTATGCGCTGGCGCGCCTGCGCTTTCTCGGGCGGGCGTTCATGGCCAGCGCGGTGCTCATCACGTACCTGGTGCCGCCCTCCATCCTGTTCATCCCGCTCTACGCCCAGATCAGGAACCTCGGCCTCGCCGATAGCCTCACCGGCCTCATCGTCGCCTACCCGAGCTTCACCGTGCCCTTCGTGACCTGGCTCCTGATGGGCTACTTCGAGTCCATCCCGGAGGAGCTGGAAGAGTCGGCGATGATCGACGGCGCCACCCGCTTCGGCGCGTTCTACCGGATCGTGCTGCCGCTTGCCGCCCCGGGCCTGCTCGCCGCCGGGCTCTACGCGTTCACCCAGTCGTGGAACGAGTTCCTCTACGCGCTCGTCTTCATCACCAACGTGAAGCTGCGGACCCTTCCCGTGGGACTCTCCAGCTTCATCACGGGCGACGTCTACGGCTGGGGCTATCTCATGGCGGGAGCGGTGCTGACGACGCTGCCGGTGATCGTGGCCTACATCTATCTCCAGAAGTACATGGTCGAGGGGCTGACCGCCGGGAGCGTCAAGGGCTAGTCTGGCCGTCCCGCAGCGCCGTGAGCAGCCGGCGCACCCAGACGCGAATCATCTCCCTCCGGTAGTCGGCTGAGCCCATCAGGTCCGACAGCGGCTCGGCTTCTCCAGCCGCGGCATCGGCCGCTCCGCGTATCGCACGATCGGTGAGCTCCTGCCCCTTCACCATAGTTTCAGCCCGGCGCGCGCGCATGGGCGTGGGCGCCGCGCCCGCGAGAGCGACCCTGATCTCGTCAACCCGCTTCGCAGCATCGAGGACGAGCAGCGCCGCCACCCCGATCAGCGGCTTGTCCTCGGCGGAGCGCGGGCAAAACTTCAGATAGCCGCTGCGGGCGCCGGTCGGCCCCGCGGGCACGCGCACCCCCGTCAGGATCTCGCCCGGCGCGACCGCCGTCTCGTAGAAGCCGGTGAAGAACTCGCCGATGGGCACCACGCGCTCGCCGACCGAGTCGGCCACGCGCACCTGGGCATCGAGGCAGAGAAGCGCGGGCGCAGGGTCCGAGGCCGCCTCGGCATAGCAGAGATTGCCGCCCAGCGTGGCCGTGCTGCGGATGGCAGGCGTGGCCACGCGCCCCGCGGCCTGGGCCAGCAATGGCCAGCCCGAGCGCAGGGCGCCATGGCGGGCGAGCGCCGCGAGGCTCGTCATGGCGCCGATCTCGAGCATGCCCTTGTCCACACGGATCCCGGAGAGCCCGGGTATGCGGTGCAGCGACACCAGCCGGTCCGGCGTGACGAGACCCAGTCGCATGGTCGGCACGAGCGCCGTGCCGCCCGCGATGAGGCGCGCTTCGCCGTCGAGCCGCGCCAGGATCTCGACGGCCTCGGGCACGCTTTCCGGCTCGGCCAAGGCGAATGGGCGGAGGCGCATCAGCGGCCCGCCGATGCGGCCAGCACGGCCTCGATGATCTTCGTGTAGCCGGTGCAGCGGCAGAGATTCCCGGCGAGCGCCTCGCGCACGTCGTGCTCGGTGGGCGACGGGTTCGACGCAAGGAGCGCGCGCGCCGAGAGCAGCATGCCGGGTGTGCAGAAGCCGCACTGGACGGCCCCCGCGCGGGCAAATGCCGTCTGGAGATGATCGGGCTCGCCATCGCGATCGAGCCCTTCCACCGTGAGGACGGCCCTGCCGCGGAGGCGAGAGGCGAGGACCAGGCAGGAGCGAACCGGCTCCCCGTCGAGCAGCACGGTGCAGGTACCGCATACGCCCTCGCCGCAGCCGTACTTGGTTCCGTTGAGCGCGAGCCCGTCGCGCAGCAGATCGAGCGTGGTCCAGTGGGCGGGCACGTCGATCCGGCAGGGCCGGCCATTGAGCGTGAAGTCGATGGAGATCATCGCCCCCTCACCCTCCGCCCCCTCACCCTGCCCTCTCCCCCGGTGGGGGAGAGGGGTTGGAGGGAGAGGGATTCTGTTCGAGGGCGGTCTTCACGTTCTGGGCGAAGACTCCCGCGAGCTCCTTGGCCTTGACCTTCATGACGGCATCGCCGATGGAGCCCAGCCGGCCCAGGACCGTGACGTCGCTCGCATAGGCGACTGCCGTGGCGCCGTCACCAGCGGGCGACAACTCCAGCGACGTGCGGACTTCGACCCGGCTGCCCAGGCGGCTGTCTTCACCTCGCCCTTCGGAGACGAGGCGGCGCGGCGGCTCCGCCTCGACGATTTCCATGCGCACGTCTTGACGCGTCGAGAGGAAGCCGACCTTGACGGTGAACCGCAGGCGATAGGTACGCTCGTCCACGACCTCGAGATCGTCACAGCCCGGGATGCAGGGCGCGAGGCGCTTCGGGTCGAGGAGGAAGGCCCAGACGGCCTCGGGCGGGGCATTGACCGTAAAGCGCTCTTCGAAGCGGGGCAAGGCTGCCCCCTCACCCTGCCCTCTCCCCCGATGGGGGAGAGGGATTCTTGACGCCCCCCACCAGGAGAAAGGGATTCGCGCGAAAGGAATTCTTCACGGCGGCGAGGACTCGTTCGGCGGTGATCGGGAACTGAGTGAGCGGCGCGCCGGCGGCGCGGGAGACCGCGTTCATCACGGCGGCAGGCGTCGGCGTCATCGCGGGCTCGCCGATGCCCTTGGCGCCGAAGGGGCCGAGCCCCTGCCCGGATTCGAGCAGGATGGTCACGATGGGCGGCGCGTCGAGCGTAGTCGGGATCTTGTAGTCGAGGAGATGCGGGTTCTTGGAGATGCCCTCCTCCAGGACCACCTCCTCGAGAAGCGCGTGCCCAAGCCCCTGGATGGCCCCGCCCTCGATCTGGCCCTCGACGCTCTGGCGATTGATGGCCTGGCCGATGTCATAGCAGGCGGCGAGCTTCGTCACGCGGGTCTGTCCCGTCTCCTCGTCCACCTCGACCTCGACCGCCTGCGTGCCGAAGGTGTAGTCGTTGAACGGCTTGCCCTGCCCCGTCGCGGGGTCGATGGTGGGCGCCGACGGCGCATCGTATTTGTCGAGGACCTGGACGGGGCGTCCCGCCGCTGTCGCAGCCTTGACGAGCGCGGGAAAGGCCACCGCTCGGTCCGGCGATCCGCGGACCATGGCCCGTCCGTCGGCCAGCTCGATATCGTCCGGGGCGGCTTCGAGCATCTCGGCCGCCTGGTCCGCCAGATGGCGCCGAACTTCGCGCGCGGCCTTGAGCACGGCATTGCCCGACATGAGGAGCTGGCGCGTGGCCGTGGTGGTGCCGGCGCGCGGAGTGAAGTGGCTGTCGCGCCCGACGGCGGTGACTTGCTCGACGGCAAGCCCCAGCACCTCCGCGGTGATGGAGCACAATGAAGCCGTCTGCCCGCCGCCCACGTCGGGCGCCGCGCAGCGGACCACCGCGGTGCCGTCGAGCTCCATGCCGACCCAGGCCGAGGCCGAGTCCCGCGTCCAGCACATGCGCCCATACGGCGTGAAGGAGGCGGCGAGCCCGCGCGCTCTCCTTATCGGCCCCTCACCCGCCCGCACCGGTCCCAGGGCCTCCCACGCTCGCCTCATGGTCTCGCCGAGCATCGGCTCGCTCTCGAGCACCTGCCCCGTGGCGATGCTGTCGCCCTTGCGAAGGAAGTTCTTCTCGCGGAGCTCGAGTGGGTCCATGCCGAGCGCGTGTGCCAGCGCGTCCATCTGCCCCTCGTACGCGACGCAGCTCTGGATGGAGCCGAAGGTGCGGTAGGCGCTCGCGATCGGGTTATTGGTGTAGACGGTGAAGGCGTCCACCTTGACGTGGGGCACGCGGTAGGGCCCGGTCGCCGTCACGAGGCTGTAGAGCAGCACCCACGGGGACAGGGCGGCATAGGCGCCGGAGTCCGAGATGAGCTCGGCCTCCATGGCCATTAGCTCCCCGCTCTTCGTGGCGCCGGTCTTGTACCGCAGCACATACGGATGGCGCTTGCCGTGGCCGATGAAGCTTTCTTCCCGGGAGAAGATCAGCTGGACGGGCCGGCGCGTCTTCCAGACCAGGAGGCCCAGCAGGCACTCGACGGTGACGTCCTCCTTGCCGCCGAAGCCGCCGCCAAGATACGCGCCCTCGATGCGCACGCGGCCGTGGGGCAATCGCAGCACCTCGGCGACGTCGCGAAAGTGCTCGAGCACCTGCGTGCTGACGCGCAGGACCAGCACGCCTTCAGCGTCTATCCATCCGATGCCGGACTCGGTCTCCAGGTACAGATGGTCCACGAATGGTGTCCGGTAGGTCCCCTCGACAACGACCTCGGCCCGCTTGAAACCGCCGGCGATATCGCCCTTCCGGATATGCCAGGCGCGCAGGAGATTGCCACTCTCGTGGACATGGGGCGCGCCGGGCTTGATCGCCTCGAGCGGATCGTAGACACCGGGCAGCGGCTCGTACTCGACGCGCACGCGCTCGGCCGCCTCGGCGGCGATCTCGGGCGTCTCGGCGGCGATGGCCACGACGGGCTCGCCCTGGAAGCGCACGCGCCCCTCCGCCAGCACAGGCTGCGTCGCGAGCACCGCGCCCGCCGTCGCCTCGGCCATGCGGCCGGGCAATTCCATGCGGAGAGCGTTTTGCGGCACGTCTTGGTGCGTCAGCACCGCGATGACGCCGGGCAGCGCGCGCGCCGCGCTCGTGTCGATGCGGACGATGCGCGCGGCGGCGTAGGGGCTCCGGACGATGCGGCCGTGGAGCATGCCGACCACCGCGAGATCGCCCGCGTAGATGGGACGGCCTCGCACCTTCTCCCAGGCGTCCGCCCGGGCCTGCGACCCGCCGACGACCCGATAGCTCATGAGATCTCGCTCAGGCCAGCCAATGGTCCCCCTCACCCCTACCCTCTCCCCCTCCGGGGGCGAGGGAGCCAGATCCCCTCTCCCCTTGAGGGGAGAGGGGAGGGTGAGGGGTATCAGCGTTGAGGGGTGTCTGCATCAGACGTCCCAGCCGCCGTCCACCGTCATCGATTGGCCGGTCATGTTCTTCGACTCGTCCGACACCAGGAAGAGCACGGCATTCGCGATGTCCTGCGAAACGGTGACGCGGCGGAGCGCCATCTCGTTGACATACTCCTGGTGGACCTGCTCGGGCGTCCAGCCGCGCTTCTTCGCCTTCTCGCGGCAGAGCTTGTCCATGCGGTCGCCCGCGACGATGCCCGGGTGCAGCGCGTTGACGTTCACGTTGTGGGGCCCGGCCTCGAGCGCCACCGTGCGGGTGAAGCCGCGCAGCGCCCACTTCGACGACGAGTAGGCCGCGCGGTACTTGTAGCCGCGCAGCCCCGAGGTCCCGCTGATATTGACCACCTTGCCGTACTTCTGCGCGATCATACCCGGCAGCACGTGCTTGGTGGGCAGGAAGGTGCCTACGATATTGGCCTCGAGAACGAAGCGGAAGTCCTCCACCCGGATCTCCTGCACGGGCGTCTCGATGGGCCCCGTCACCCCCGCGGCATTCACCAGGATATCGATGCGGCCGAAGGTCTCCGTCGTCTTGGCCACCATCCGCTGGACGGCGGCCTCGTCGGTGACGTCGCAGGGAACCACCAAGGCCCGGCGCCCGAGCTTCTCGATCTCGCCCTTGAGCGCCTCGAGCGGCGGGATATCACGCGCGGCCAGCGCGAGGTCCGCGCCTTCACGCGCGAGAGTGAGGCAGATGTCATGGCCCATGCCCTTGGCGGCGCCGGTGACGAGCGCGACGCGATTGTCGAGCTTCATGTGACGTATCCCTCCCTGCGGTCGGCCTCGCGCGATGCCGCGGGGCGCTCGGACGGATCGCCGTACCCGCCGCCGCCACAGGTCTCGAGCAGAACCAGATCGCCCTGGGCGAGCTTCATCGTCTCCTTGCCGCGAATGTCCCGCTCGCGCGGCGTGCCCGGGTTGAGCGTGATCCTGAAGGGCGCCGCCGCCTTGCCCCCGAAGAGCCCGTAGGGCGGCACGATGCGCCGCTCGATCATGGTCGTGAGCGTCACGTCCTGGCCCAGCACGCGATAGGCGCGGCGGAAGCCGAGGCCTCCGCGGTGCCGGCCGTCGCCGCCCGAGTTGGGTCGCAGCGCCAGCTCCTCGACCATGAGGGGATACTCGCTCTCGACGACCTCCACGGGCGTGTTCATCACGTTGGACATGTGCACGCGAATGGCCGAGGCGCCGTCCTTGCCGGTCGTGGCGCCTTCGCCGCCGCCATGCACCTCGTAGTAGACCGCCCAGCGCCCGTCCGCCATGCGCGCGCCCAGGATCAGGAGCCCCGCGGTGGTCGGGCCGCCGGCCTGCACGCGCTCGGGAATCACCTTTGCCAACGCCTTCACGATGGCGTCCACCACACGCTGGGAGGTCTCGTGATTGCCCCCGACCACGGGGCGATCGGGATCGGCGCTCAGCACGGTGCCCGGCGGCACGACCACGCGAAGGGGCCGGTAACAGCCTTCGTTGGGCGGCGCCTCCGGCGCGACCAGCGCCTTCATGGCGTAATACACGCCCGAGCAGGCGATGTAGTACGTGGTATTGACCGGGCCGAGCGCCTGGGGATCGGTACCCGTGAAGTCGAAGGTCGCCTCGTCGCCCAGCTTCTCGACGCGGACCTTGATGCGGATGCGCCGGTCCTCGATGCCGTCGTCGTCCAGGAAGTCCTCGCCTTCCCAGGCGCCGTCCGGCAGCGCGCGGAGAGCCGCCCGCATCTGCTCTTCGGACTCGTCGTGCAGCCGCTCGAAGCAGGCCGCAACCGTCAGGGCGCCATAGTGCGCGAAGAGCTCGTGGAGGCGTCGGCCGGCGACGTCGTTGGCGGCGAACTGGGCGAAGATGTCGCCCTCCCGCTCGCCGCGCCCGCGCAGGTTCGACAGCACGAAGTCGAGCACATGCTTCTCGGGGCCGTCCTTCGAAAAGAGCCGTATGGGCGCGATCCTGAGCCCCTCCTGGTAGCACTCGGTAGCCCACGGCACATAGCTGCCGGGCACGGCCCCGCCGATATCGGCCCAGTGAGCGAGGTTGATCGCGAAGGCGACCAGCCGCCCTTCGAAGAAGACCGGCCGCACGGCCTTGACGTCCGGCAGGTGATTGCCGCCCACCTCGGGCAGGTTGAGGAACCAGACATCCCCGTCGCGCAGCGTCTCCGCCGGCACGCGCTTGAGGAATTCCTTGACGGTAAAGCCCATGACCCCCATGTGGATCGGGATGTCGCGCCCCTGGGCGATGAGCCGCCCCTGCGCATCGGTGAGCGCGGACGAGAGGTCGCCCGCCTCCTTGAGCAGAGGCGAGCGGGCCGAGCGCATGACGATCACGCTCATCTCCTCGGCGATGGCATAGAGCCCGTTCCGAACGACCTCGAGCGTGACGGGGCTGAGCGCGGCGCTCATGCGCGGCCTCCTACCTCGATGACGAGGTTGCCGAGCCGGTCGGCGACACAGCGCTGACCCGGGTAGACCACGGTGGTGGACCACTCGTCCTCGACCATGGCGGGCCCCGCCACCGCCGGGCCCGGCGGCAGGCTCGTCCGGTCATAGCGCGCCATATCCACCGCTCCCGTCTCCTTGAAATAGGCGCGGTGCGAGCCCGTCGAGACGGCGGATGTCCCTGCGGGCGGCGGCGGCAGCGGCAGCGGCTCTTCGACGGCGCGGGCCGTGACGCGAAGGTTGACGCACTCGACGTTCTCCCCCGTCGCGTAGCCGTAGAGCCGGCGGTGGCACGCCTCGAAGGCGGCCTTGAGCGCGGCGGGCCCGCCGGGCACCCACCCGACCTCGAGCTCGTAGTTCTGCCCGACGTAGCGGAAGTCCAGGCTCCGCAGCACCAGCATCCGGGCTGGATCGTGGCCTTCGTCGAGGAGTGGACGCAGGCACTGCGCCTCGAGGGCCCGGAAGCGCTCCTCGACCACCTTGGCGTCCCAGGCATCGAGTCGCCCGCGGTGGGTCTGGACGGTGTCGTAGCGCAGCGGCGAGACGAGACAGCCGAGCGCCGAGAAGGCGCCCGAGTGAGCGGGCACGATGACGCTCGAGATCCCGGCCTGGAGCGCGAGGGCGCCCGCGTGGAGCGGGCCGGCGCCACCATAGGCGATCAGCGAGAACTCTCGGAGGTCGTAGCCGCGCTGGACGGACACGAGGCGCAGCGCGCGCAGCATGTTCGCATTGGCCACCTCGACCACGCCGTGAGCGGCCTCGATCAGCGTGAGCCCGAAGCGCCGGGCGAGCGGCGCGATGACCGATTCGGCACGCGCCGTGTCGAGGCGGATGGACCCGCCGTAGACCCGCTCGGGATTGAGGTAGCCCAGGAGGAGATTGGCATCGCTCACCGTGGGCTCCGTCCCGCCCTGCCCATAGCAGGCGGGCCCAGGCACCGCGCCCGCGCTCCGCGGCCCGACCTTGAGCGCGCCCGTCGCCTCGACTCTGGCGATGGAGCCCCCGCCCGCGCCGATGGACTCGACCGCGATCATGGGCAGCCGCGCCGGATAGTCGCCGAGCTTGCGCTGCCCCGCCGTCTCGGGGACTCCATCGGCGATCAGGCAGACATCCGTCGTCGTCCCGCCCATGTCGAAGGCGAGGGCGCGCGCGAGCCCGAGCGACCGCGCCGTGTGGGCCGCGGCGGCAACGCCACCCGCGGGGCCCGACATCGCCATGCTGAGCGGCCGGGCCTTGGCCGCCTCGACGGACATCATGCCGCCGGCCGAGTGGAGAAGGTGTAGCGGCTTGCCGCCCGTGCGGCGGGAGAGGTCGTCGAGGTAGCGCGCCGCGAGCGGCATGACCGAGGCATTGAGCACGGTGGTGCAGCTCCGCTCGTACTCGCGGAACTCGGCATTGATCTCGCTCGAGACGGAGACGTGCGGGAAGTGCGCCTCGAGAGCCAGCTGGAGCGCCTGCTCGTGGGCCGGCGCGGCGTAGGCGTGGAGCAGGCACACGGCGACGCTCTCGATGCCCTCGCGCTTGAAGTCCTCCACGATGGAGCCGATCTCTTCGAGGTGGAGCCGCGTCAGCACCGTGCCGTCGGGCGCCACGCGCTCCGTCACCTCGCGGCGCAAGCGGCGCGGCACGAGTGGCTCCGCCTTAGCGGGCAGGTCCAGGCGGTAGAGGTGGAGCCGGCTCATGCGCCCGATCTCCAGCACGTCGCGGAATCCGCGTGTGGTGATGAAGCCGACCGGGGCGCCGCGATGCTCGACGATGGCGTTGGTGACCATGGTGGTGCCGTGCGCCAGCGTGGCCCAGGGCCCCGTCCTGGGCGCGAGCGCCGCGATGCCATTGAGCACGCCCTCGGCCGGGCTGGCGGGCGTCGTCGGCACCTTGCACGACTCCATCCGCCCGGCCGGATCCCACGCGACCACATCCGTGAACGTCCCGCCGACGTCCACGCCTATCCGCACGCCCTCAGCCATGCTCAGTACCTTTCAGCGGGGTCAGGTCTTGAATTGACGCATTACCCGGCTACAGGAGCCGCGGACCCCCACGTCCTGATGTCGTATTTCAAGACCTGACCCCGATTTAGAGAGTGAACCGCGCCCGGATCTCTTCCGGGCGTTCCGAGTAGGGCGGGATCCGCTCCGCCGGATCGAACGCGATGGGCAGCACCAGCACTGCGGGACCGGCTGACCGGCGGGCGCGGTCGAGGGCCGGCGCGAGCCCGGCGGGCTCGCCCACTGTCTCCGCGCTCGCGATGCCCGAGGCGCGCGCCAGCGCAGCCCAGTCCACCGGTGCCGCGGGCAGGGCCTGCCCGCCCGACGACTCGTAGTGGCCGTTGACCCAGAGCACGATGGTCAGGTTGGCGGGCCGCGCGGCCGCCGCGGTTGCGAGCACGTTAGGGCTCATCAGGAGCGAGCCGTCGCCCTCGAGCGCGATCACGTGGCGCTCGGGACGCGAGAGCGCGATGCCGAGCGCGAGCGGCACGGCCGCGCCCATGGAGTCGCAGAGCGCGAAGACGGGCACCGTCACGTTCATGTGCGGCAGCCACCGCGCGTTCGCGCCCAGGCAGGACACCACCACGTCCTCCCGGGCGAGGGCGGCCACGAGCGCGTCGAGATAGGGTTTCCGGCCGGTCATGCCAGGTCCTCGCCGCTGATGAGCAACACGAAGGGCCCGCGAGACTCCGCAGCGAACTCGACCCCGCGCCTCACCTGTTCCGCGAGGTCTCCGGCGCGATCCGCCATGGTGTGCGGCAGCCGCCACGCCCCGAGCGTCGCCGCGGTCACCCGCCCCTTCGGGGCGTGGTAGTAGACGGGATCGCGGACATCGCCGCGGAGGGACACGATGAAGAAACACGGGATCCGGTAGAGCTCCACGAGGCCGGCCAGGACACCGCCGCAGTTGAGAAGCCCGGCGTTCTGGATGAGCACGGCGCCGCGGCCACCTACGAGGTTAGCCCCGCACGCCACGGCCACCGCCTCTTCCTCCCGCGCCACGTCCACCGCACGGATCGTCTTCGACACCCGCACGGCGGTCATGAGCCTGCCGATCCACGTGTCCGGCACCGATGCGGCCAGCGTCACGCCGGCGGCCTCGAGCCCGGCGCGGATGCGGTCCGCCCCGCTCACGCGAGCACCATGAACGCATCGGGCGGCAGCTGCAGATGCACGATCTGCCCTGGAGCGAGCCGCATCGGGGCGGGCTCGGTCACGAACACGAGAACGCGCTGGCCGTCGCCGAGCCGCGCCGTCACCTCGGTCAGGGAGCCCTGATAGACGAGCCCCTCGATCCGCGCCTCGGCCGTGCCCTCCCCGGGCCCGCCCGCCAGCCGCACGCGCTCGGGCCGGATGGCAAGCTCGACCTCTTCGCCCGCCCGGAGCGCCTCGCCGGCCGCCACGCGGATGGTCAGGCCGGGAGCGAGCGCCACCAGGTCCCGCGCGACGGCGCGGCCGCGCAGGACCGTGGAGGCGCCGATGAAGTCGGCGACGAAGCGGTTCGCCGGCCGCTCGTAGATCTCGCGCGGCGCGCCGAGCTGCTCGATCCGCCCGCGGCTCATGACGGCGATGCGGTCCGAGAGCCCGAGGGCCTCGGCCTGGTCGTGGGTGACGAAGACCGTGGTGATCCCGACCGAGCGCTGGATGGCCCTGAGCTCGTCGCGCATCCCCTCGCGCAGCTTCTTGTCCAGCGCCGCGAGCGGCTCGTCGAGGAGCACCACCCGCGGGCGGTACACGAGGGCCCGGGCGAGAGCCACGCGCTGCTGCATCCCGCCCGAGAGCTCGGCGGGCCGCTGCCGCCCGAGCCTGTCCAGGCGGACCAGCTCGAGGGCATCGTTCACACGGCGCCCGATCTCGGCCGCGGGCACGCGCCGCTCGCGGAGGCCGAACGCCACGTTCTCGAACACGGACAGGTGCGGGAAGAGAGCGTAGGACTGGAAGACGACGCCGAGGCCACGGAGGTGAGCCGGCCGGCCCGTCACGTCCTCGCCATCGATGAGGATCCGCCCCGCGGTCGGCTCGACGAAACCCGCGATCAGGCTGAGCGTCGTGGTCTTGCCGCAGCCCGAAGGCCCGAGCAAGGCGAGGAACTCGCCCTCGAAGATCGCGAGGTCCAGCGCGTCCACGGCGCGGACGCCGCCGTAATCCTTGGTGCAGCCCTGGAGCTCGACGACGGGCCGGGCCATGCCCGTCAGTGCTGGAGGAACACTCGCCCGAGCCCCAGGTAGCGA
This window of the Candidatus Rokuibacteriota bacterium genome carries:
- a CDS encoding hydantoinase/oxoprolinase family protein — its product is MAEGVRIGVDVGGTFTDVVAWDPAGRMESCKVPTTPASPAEGVLNGIAALAPRTGPWATLAHGTTMVTNAIVEHRGAPVGFITTRGFRDVLEIGRMSRLHLYRLDLPAKAEPLVPRRLRREVTERVAPDGTVLTRLHLEEIGSIVEDFKREGIESVAVCLLHAYAAPAHEQALQLALEAHFPHVSVSSEINAEFREYERSCTTVLNASVMPLAARYLDDLSRRTGGKPLHLLHSAGGMMSVEAAKARPLSMAMSGPAGGVAAAAHTARSLGLARALAFDMGGTTTDVCLIADGVPETAGQRKLGDYPARLPMIAVESIGAGGGSIARVEATGALKVGPRSAGAVPGPACYGQGGTEPTVSDANLLLGYLNPERVYGGSIRLDTARAESVIAPLARRFGLTLIEAAHGVVEVANANMLRALRLVSVQRGYDLREFSLIAYGGAGPLHAGALALQAGISSVIVPAHSGAFSALGCLVSPLRYDTVQTHRGRLDAWDAKVVEERFRALEAQCLRPLLDEGHDPARMLVLRSLDFRYVGQNYELEVGWVPGGPAALKAAFEACHRRLYGYATGENVECVNLRVTARAVEEPLPLPPPPAGTSAVSTGSHRAYFKETGAVDMARYDRTSLPPGPAVAGPAMVEDEWSTTVVYPGQRCVADRLGNLVIEVGGRA
- a CDS encoding thiamine pyrophosphate-dependent enzyme; its protein translation is MTGRKPYLDALVAALAREDVVVSCLGANARWLPHMNVTVPVFALCDSMGAAVPLALGIALSRPERHVIALEGDGSLLMSPNVLATAAAARPANLTIVLWVNGHYESSGGQALPAAPVDWAALARASGIASAETVGEPAGLAPALDRARRSAGPAVLVLPIAFDPAERIPPYSERPEEIRARFTL
- a CDS encoding thiamine pyrophosphate-binding protein: MSGADRIRAGLEAAGVTLAASVPDTWIGRLMTAVRVSKTIRAVDVAREEEAVAVACGANLVGGRGAVLIQNAGLLNCGGVLAGLVELYRIPCFFIVSLRGDVRDPVYYHAPKGRVTAATLGAWRLPHTMADRAGDLAEQVRRGVEFAAESRGPFVLLISGEDLA
- a CDS encoding ABC transporter ATP-binding protein codes for the protein MARPVVELQGCTKDYGGVRAVDALDLAIFEGEFLALLGPSGCGKTTTLSLIAGFVEPTAGRILIDGEDVTGRPAHLRGLGVVFQSYALFPHLSVFENVAFGLRERRVPAAEIGRRVNDALELVRLDRLGRQRPAELSGGMQQRVALARALVYRPRVVLLDEPLAALDKKLREGMRDELRAIQRSVGITTVFVTHDQAEALGLSDRIAVMSRGRIEQLGAPREIYERPANRFVADFIGASTVLRGRAVARDLVALAPGLTIRVAAGEALRAGEEVELAIRPERVRLAGGPGEGTAEARIEGLVYQGSLTEVTARLGDGQRVLVFVTEPAPMRLAPGQIVHLQLPPDAFMVLA